One window from the genome of Babylonia areolata isolate BAREFJ2019XMU chromosome 11, ASM4173473v1, whole genome shotgun sequence encodes:
- the LOC143287494 gene encoding malonyl-[acyl-carrier protein] O-methyltransferase-like, which yields MDTVNNNQDEHFYDMKAFSQMIYRPGITIDESQALYNKWAALGTYDQLHADANYFNSYDQIMAAMLELFPSRRDVSILDVGSGTGIVGQKLYDEGFHTLDALDPSTEMLKVSAERKVYRRYICSFFTQDPIDDIENDTYDVLLMCGVCSPGAIQVEAFKEAIRIVKPGGYIINCMRAEYLQTMAEYNGRWETHLNRLVNEGKWTLVSEHRYPNHFYHHEGMRLIHQVL from the exons ATGGACACAGTGAACAACAACCAAGATGAACATTTCTACGACATGAAGGCATTCAGTCAGATGATCTATCGTCCTGGTATCACCATTGACGAGTCCCAAGCTCTTTACAACAAGTGGGCTGCTCTTGGAACGTATGACCAG CTGCATGCGGATGCGAACTACTTCAACTCGTATGATCAGATCATGGCGGCGATGCTGGAACTCTTTCCCTCTCGGCGTGACGTCAGCATCCTGGATGTAGGGTCTGGAACAGGGATTGTTGGACAGAAG CTGTATGACGAAGGGTTTCACACCCTGGATGCTCTGGACCCATCAACAGAGATGCTTAAAGTGTCTGCGGAGAGGAAGGTCTACCGCCGTTATATCTGCAGCTTCTTCACTCAGGACCCCATTGACGACATTGAAAACG ACACATATGACGTGCTTCTGATGTGTGGGGTCTGCTCCCCTGGGGCCATACAGGTGGAGGCTTTCAAAGAGGCCATCAGGATCGTCAAGCcag GTGGCTACATTATTAACTGTATGCGGGCGGAGTACCTGCAAACGATGGCAGAGTACAACGGCCGCTGGGAGACGCACCTGAACCGACTGGTGAATGAAGGCAAGTGGACTCTGGTCAGCGAACACAGGTACCCCAACCACTTCTACCACCACGAGGGCATGCGGCTGATCCACCAAGTCTTGTAA